Proteins encoded by one window of Mycolicibacterium sp. ND9-15:
- a CDS encoding NUDIX hydrolase, producing MSWVSEGSGLAPDAAPAWLKPLLDNAPDIKHAYRRRVPPELLAMVTSEGKPAQADAREAAVLVLFSGPASSPTGGAPEEADLLVTVRAGTLRHHAGQAAFPGGAVEPGDRSPVQTALREANEETGIDSGRLHPLTTMERLFIPPSGFHVVPVLAYSPDPGPVGVVDEAETAHVARVPVRAFVNPENRIMVYRNANTRRYAGPAFLLNEMLVWGFTGQVISAMLDVAGWAQPWDTGDVRELEDAMALVGRGAGYGEVQP from the coding sequence GTGAGCTGGGTCAGCGAGGGCAGCGGGTTGGCCCCGGACGCCGCCCCGGCCTGGCTCAAACCGCTGCTGGACAACGCTCCCGACATCAAGCACGCCTACCGCAGGCGGGTGCCGCCCGAACTGCTCGCAATGGTCACCAGCGAAGGGAAACCGGCGCAGGCCGACGCGCGTGAGGCAGCGGTGCTGGTGCTGTTCTCCGGGCCGGCCAGCTCTCCCACCGGCGGCGCACCCGAGGAGGCAGACCTGCTGGTCACCGTGCGTGCGGGCACTTTACGACACCATGCCGGGCAGGCCGCGTTTCCGGGTGGCGCGGTCGAACCCGGCGACCGCAGCCCGGTGCAGACGGCGCTGCGCGAAGCCAACGAGGAAACCGGTATCGACAGCGGTCGGTTGCATCCGCTCACCACGATGGAGCGGCTGTTCATTCCGCCGTCGGGCTTCCACGTCGTACCGGTGCTCGCCTACTCGCCGGACCCCGGTCCGGTGGGTGTCGTCGACGAAGCCGAGACGGCGCACGTCGCCCGGGTGCCGGTGCGCGCGTTCGTCAACCCCGAGAACCGAATCATGGTGTACCGCAACGCCAACACCCGCCGATACGCCGGTCCGGCGTTCCTGCTCAACGAGATGCTGGTGTGGGGTTTCACCGGTCAGGTGATCTCGGCGATGCTCGACGTCGCAGGTTGGGCCCAGCCGTGGGACACCGGCGACGTGCGGGAACTCGAGGACGCAATGGCGCTTGTCGGCCGCGGCGCCGGTTACGGTGAGGTACAACCATGA
- the marP gene encoding acid resistance serine protease MarP — protein MTSSQWVDLVVLGIAFVAGISGWRSGALGSMLSFLGVVLGAVAGVLLAPHLVASIDGPRTRLFVTLFLILALVVVGEIAGVVLGRAVRSAIRNRSLRAVDSLVGVAIQIVAVLVAAWMLTYPLQSSDQPNLAAAVRGSKVLKEVNDAAPQWLRSVPTRLSALLDTSGLPDVLQPFGRTPIVAVDAPDASLAADPVVAATRPSVVKIRGVAPGCQKVLEGTGFVAATNRVISNAHVVAGSESVTVEADGQTYDAFVVSYDPQADISILDVPDLPSAALPFADAPATTGTDAVVMGYPGGGNFVATPARVREIIELSGPDIYRTTTVEREVYTVRGTVRQGNSGGPMVDREGRVLGVVFGAAVDDADTGFVLTADEVSHQLDRLSNSERVPTGACIS, from the coding sequence ATGACTTCGTCACAGTGGGTGGACCTCGTCGTCCTCGGTATCGCTTTCGTCGCGGGCATCTCGGGCTGGCGCTCGGGCGCGCTGGGCTCGATGCTCTCGTTTCTCGGGGTGGTACTCGGCGCGGTCGCTGGAGTGTTGTTGGCTCCGCACCTGGTCGCCAGCATCGACGGTCCCCGCACCAGGCTGTTCGTGACGCTGTTTCTGATCCTCGCCCTGGTCGTGGTCGGCGAGATCGCGGGCGTCGTGCTGGGCCGTGCCGTGCGCAGCGCCATCCGCAACCGCTCGCTGCGCGCGGTCGACTCGCTTGTCGGCGTGGCGATACAGATCGTCGCGGTCCTGGTGGCCGCGTGGATGCTGACGTATCCGCTGCAGTCCTCGGATCAACCGAACCTGGCCGCCGCGGTGCGCGGCTCCAAGGTGCTCAAGGAGGTCAACGACGCTGCGCCGCAGTGGCTGCGGTCGGTGCCGACGCGGCTCTCGGCTCTGCTGGACACCTCGGGCCTGCCGGACGTGCTGCAACCCTTCGGCCGCACCCCGATCGTCGCCGTCGACGCTCCCGACGCCTCGCTCGCCGCCGACCCGGTCGTGGCGGCGACGCGCCCCAGCGTGGTCAAGATCCGCGGCGTGGCGCCGGGGTGCCAAAAGGTGTTGGAAGGCACCGGCTTCGTTGCCGCGACCAATCGCGTCATCTCGAACGCGCACGTGGTCGCCGGCTCGGAGAGCGTCACCGTCGAGGCTGACGGGCAGACCTACGACGCGTTCGTCGTGTCCTACGACCCGCAGGCCGACATCTCGATTCTCGACGTGCCGGACCTGCCGTCGGCGGCATTGCCCTTCGCTGATGCCCCGGCCACCACCGGCACCGACGCCGTGGTGATGGGATATCCGGGCGGCGGCAACTTCGTCGCCACTCCGGCGCGCGTCCGCGAAATCATCGAGCTCAGCGGTCCCGACATCTACCGCACCACAACCGTGGAGCGTGAGGTGTACACCGTCAGAGGTACCGTGCGCCAAGGTAATTCGGGTGGTCCGATGGTCGACCGGGAAGGTCGCGTGCTTGGTGTGGTGTTCGGCGCGGCAGTCGACGACGCCGACACCGGCTTCGTCCTCACCGCCGACGAGGTGTCACATCAACTGGACAGGCTGAGCAACAGCGAGCGGGTGCCGACCGGTGCCTGCATCAGTTAG
- a CDS encoding MBL fold metallo-hydrolase → MTPEHPAYGLLRPVTETASVLLCDNPGLLTLEGTNTWVLRGPGSDDMIIVDPGPEDVEHIGRIAELGTIPLVLISHKHEDHTGAIDDIVDRTGAVVRAVGSGFLRGLGGPLADGEVIDAAGLRITVMATPGHTADSVSFVLDDAVLTADTVLGRGTTVIDKEDGSLAHYLDSLQRLRGLGRRTVLPGHGPDLDDLEAVSDMYLAHRQERLDQVRAALRALGDDATIRQVVEHVYTDVDEKLWDVAEWSVQAQLDYLRG, encoded by the coding sequence GTGACGCCGGAGCACCCGGCGTACGGCCTGCTCCGCCCGGTCACCGAAACGGCTTCGGTGCTGCTGTGTGACAACCCCGGCCTGTTGACGCTGGAAGGCACCAACACCTGGGTGTTGCGCGGCCCGGGCAGCGACGACATGATCATCGTCGACCCCGGCCCCGAGGACGTCGAGCACATCGGGCGGATCGCGGAGCTCGGCACCATCCCGCTGGTGCTGATCAGCCACAAACACGAGGACCACACCGGTGCCATCGACGACATCGTCGACCGCACCGGCGCGGTGGTGCGGGCCGTCGGCAGCGGGTTCCTGCGCGGCCTCGGCGGGCCGCTCGCCGACGGCGAGGTCATCGACGCCGCGGGCCTGCGCATCACCGTGATGGCCACACCCGGGCACACCGCCGACTCGGTGTCGTTCGTCCTCGACGACGCGGTGTTGACCGCGGACACCGTGCTCGGCCGCGGCACCACAGTCATCGACAAGGAGGACGGCAGCCTCGCCCACTACCTGGATTCACTGCAACGGTTGCGCGGACTCGGCCGTCGCACGGTGCTGCCCGGCCACGGCCCCGATCTCGATGACCTCGAAGCGGTGAGCGACATGTATCTGGCCCACCGCCAGGAGAGGCTCGACCAGGTGCGTGCGGCGTTACGCGCGCTCGGCGACGACGCCACCATCCGCCAGGTCGTCGAGCATGTCTACACCGATGTCGACGAGAAGCTGTGGGACGTCGCGGAATGGAGCGTCCAGGCTCAGCTGGACTACCTGCGCGGGTGA
- the crp gene encoding cAMP-activated global transcriptional regulator CRP, protein MDEILARAGIFQGVEPSAVTALTKQLQPVDFPRGHLVFAEGEPGDRLYIIISGKVKIGRRSPDGRENLLTIMGPSDMFGELSIFDPGPRTSSATTITEVRAVSMDRDALRAWIADRPEIAEQLLRVLARRLRRTNNNLADLIFTDVPGRVAKQLLQLAQRFGTQEGGALRVTHDLTQEEIAQLVGASRETVNKALADFAHRGWIRLEGKSVLISDSERLARRAR, encoded by the coding sequence GTGGACGAGATCCTGGCGCGGGCCGGAATCTTCCAGGGGGTCGAACCCAGCGCCGTTACCGCGCTGACGAAGCAACTGCAGCCGGTCGACTTCCCCCGGGGGCACCTCGTGTTCGCCGAAGGTGAGCCCGGCGATCGGCTTTACATCATCATTTCGGGCAAGGTGAAGATCGGCCGCCGGTCGCCCGACGGCCGGGAGAACCTGCTCACGATCATGGGGCCGTCGGACATGTTCGGCGAGCTTTCTATCTTCGACCCCGGGCCGCGGACGTCGAGCGCGACCACGATCACCGAGGTGCGCGCGGTGTCGATGGACCGCGACGCGTTGCGGGCATGGATCGCCGACCGCCCGGAGATCGCCGAGCAGCTACTACGGGTGCTGGCCCGCCGGCTGCGCCGCACCAACAACAACCTCGCCGATCTGATCTTCACCGACGTCCCCGGCCGGGTGGCCAAGCAGCTTCTTCAGCTGGCGCAGCGGTTCGGCACCCAGGAGGGTGGCGCACTACGGGTGACGCACGACCTCACCCAAGAGGAGATCGCCCAGCTCGTCGGCGCATCGCGGGAAACCGTCAACAAGGCGCTCGCCGACTTCGCGCACCGGGGCTGGATTCGCCTGGAGGGCAAGAGCGTTCTGATTTCCGACTCGGAGCGACTGGCCCGCCGCGCCCGGTAG
- a CDS encoding ArsA family ATPase, which translates to MASTTKDGRSVGWPARLSKARLHFVTGKGGTGKSTIAASLALALAAGGRKVLLVEVEGRQGIAQLFDVPPLPYQEVKIATAEGGGQVNALAIDTEAAFLEYLEMFYNLGLAGRAMRRIGAVEFATTIAPGLRDVLLTGKIREIVTRADKGKHPVYDAVVVDSPPTGRIARFLDVTKAVSDLAKGGPVHGQAESVVKVLHSDMTAIHLVTLLEALPIQETLEAVEELRDLGLPIGSVIVNRNIPAYLPPDALAKAAEGDIDADTVRTELAAAGITLSDTDFAGLLTEAIQHATRIRARADSAEQLDELDVARLQLPQINDGVDLGSLYELAEELERQGVR; encoded by the coding sequence GTGGCTTCCACTACCAAAGACGGTAGATCCGTCGGCTGGCCCGCTCGGCTGAGCAAGGCTCGCCTGCATTTCGTCACCGGCAAGGGTGGCACCGGCAAATCGACGATCGCCGCATCGCTGGCGTTGGCTCTGGCCGCCGGCGGACGCAAGGTCCTATTGGTGGAAGTCGAAGGGCGCCAAGGCATTGCGCAGCTGTTCGACGTCCCGCCACTGCCCTATCAGGAGGTCAAGATCGCGACCGCCGAGGGCGGTGGTCAGGTCAACGCGTTGGCGATCGACACCGAGGCCGCGTTCCTCGAGTACCTCGAGATGTTCTACAACCTCGGCCTGGCCGGGCGCGCGATGCGCCGGATCGGGGCCGTCGAGTTCGCGACCACGATCGCGCCCGGCCTGCGCGACGTGCTGCTGACCGGCAAGATCCGCGAGATCGTCACCCGCGCCGACAAGGGCAAGCACCCCGTCTACGACGCCGTCGTGGTCGACTCACCGCCGACCGGTCGCATCGCGCGGTTCCTCGACGTGACCAAGGCGGTGTCGGACCTGGCCAAGGGCGGCCCGGTGCACGGACAGGCCGAGAGCGTGGTCAAGGTGCTGCACTCGGATATGACCGCGATCCACCTCGTCACGCTGCTGGAGGCACTGCCCATCCAGGAGACGCTGGAGGCTGTCGAGGAGTTGAGGGACCTCGGCCTGCCGATCGGCAGCGTCATCGTCAACCGCAACATCCCGGCATACCTGCCGCCCGACGCGCTGGCCAAAGCCGCCGAAGGTGACATCGACGCCGACACCGTGCGCACCGAACTCGCCGCGGCCGGAATCACGTTGTCCGACACCGACTTCGCTGGGCTGCTGACCGAGGCGATCCAGCACGCCACTCGGATCAGGGCTCGTGCCGACAGCGCCGAACAACTCGACGAGTTGGACGTCGCGCGGCTGCAGCTGCCGCAGATCAACGACGGTGTGGACCTCGGCAGCCTCTACGAACTCGCCGAAGAACTGGAACGACAGGGGGTGCGTTGA
- a CDS encoding RidA family protein: MTPEPEGRRDLTPASRLAELGIDLPPVVAPLAAYVPAVRAGNLVYTAGQLPIQDGELLSTGKVGAGVSVEQAKELARVCALNALAAVHSLVGIDSVTRVVKVVGFVASAPGFNGQPGVVNGASELFTEVFGEAGAHARSAVGVSELPRDAPVEVEVIVEVA, encoded by the coding sequence ATGACTCCGGAGCCGGAGGGTCGGCGAGATCTGACTCCAGCGTCGCGACTGGCGGAGCTCGGCATCGATCTGCCCCCAGTGGTGGCGCCGTTGGCGGCTTATGTGCCCGCGGTCCGAGCCGGCAACCTCGTCTACACCGCGGGCCAGCTGCCGATACAGGACGGGGAGCTGCTGTCGACCGGCAAGGTCGGCGCCGGGGTCAGCGTCGAGCAGGCCAAGGAGCTGGCCCGGGTCTGCGCGCTGAACGCGCTCGCCGCCGTGCACTCGTTGGTCGGCATCGACTCGGTCACGCGCGTGGTGAAGGTGGTCGGATTCGTCGCCTCCGCGCCAGGCTTCAACGGCCAGCCGGGCGTTGTCAACGGTGCATCGGAGTTGTTCACCGAGGTGTTCGGGGAGGCCGGCGCGCACGCCCGGTCGGCCGTCGGAGTGTCCGAGCTGCCGAGGGACGCGCCGGTGGAGGTCGAGGTGATTGTGGAGGTCGCGTGA
- a CDS encoding ArsA family ATPase, whose protein sequence is MSATPPALDMGSILKDTSNRVVVCCGAGGVGKTTTAAAMALRAAEYGRTVVVLTIDPAKRLAQALGIKTLGNTPQRVPLAPEVPGELHAMMLDMRRTFDEMVIQYSGTHRAQEILDNQFYQTVATSLAGTQEYMAMEKLGQLLAEDRWDLVVVDTPPSRNALDFLDAPKRLGGFMDSRLWKLLLGPGRGIGRLVTGAMGLAMKALSTVLGSQMLSDAAAFVQSLDSTFGGFREKADRTYELLKRRGTQFVVVSAAEPDALREASFFVDRLSEESMPLAGLILNRTHPMLSDLHAEKAEEAAETIEKNDPDSLTAAVLRIHADRAMTAKREIRLLSRFTGANPHVAIVGVPSLPFDVSDLEALRAIAEQITGEAAAA, encoded by the coding sequence ATGAGTGCCACTCCACCGGCCCTCGACATGGGCTCGATTCTCAAGGACACGTCGAACCGGGTCGTGGTGTGCTGCGGTGCGGGCGGCGTCGGCAAGACCACCACCGCGGCGGCGATGGCGTTGCGCGCGGCGGAGTACGGCAGAACCGTCGTGGTGCTGACGATCGACCCGGCGAAGCGACTCGCCCAAGCGCTCGGCATCAAGACGCTCGGCAACACCCCACAGCGGGTTCCGCTCGCCCCAGAGGTGCCCGGCGAACTGCACGCGATGATGCTTGACATGCGCCGCACGTTCGATGAGATGGTCATCCAGTATTCGGGGACGCACCGGGCGCAGGAGATCCTGGACAACCAGTTCTATCAGACGGTGGCCACGTCGCTGGCGGGCACTCAGGAATACATGGCGATGGAGAAGCTGGGCCAGCTTCTCGCCGAGGACCGATGGGACCTGGTCGTCGTCGACACGCCACCGTCACGCAACGCATTGGACTTCCTGGACGCCCCGAAGCGGTTGGGCGGCTTCATGGACAGTCGGCTGTGGAAGCTGCTGCTGGGTCCCGGCCGGGGTATCGGCCGGCTCGTCACTGGCGCGATGGGGCTGGCGATGAAGGCCTTGTCCACGGTTCTCGGATCGCAAATGCTTTCCGACGCAGCGGCTTTCGTGCAGTCACTCGACTCGACGTTCGGCGGCTTCCGCGAGAAGGCCGACCGCACCTACGAACTCCTCAAGCGGCGCGGCACGCAGTTCGTGGTGGTGTCGGCGGCCGAACCCGATGCGCTGCGCGAAGCGTCGTTCTTCGTCGACCGGTTGTCCGAGGAGAGCATGCCGCTGGCCGGATTGATCCTGAACCGCACGCACCCGATGCTGTCGGATCTGCACGCCGAGAAAGCCGAGGAGGCCGCGGAGACGATCGAGAAAAACGACCCCGACTCGTTGACGGCCGCCGTGTTGAGGATTCACGCCGACCGGGCGATGACCGCCAAACGTGAAATCCGGTTGCTGTCCCGGTTCACCGGCGCCAATCCGCACGTGGCGATCGTGGGTGTGCCCTCGTTGCCGTTCGACGTGTCGGACCTAGAGGCTCTGCGGGCCATCGCCGAGCAGATCACGGGTGAGGCAGCCGCGGCATAG
- the nth gene encoding endonuclease III: MTVSGTSAKKSGAPKRARNRDGETRIGLVRRARRMNRTLAQAFPHVYCELDFTSPLELTVATILSAQSTDKRVNLTTPALFKKYRTALNYAQADRAELEEMIRPTGFYRNKANSLIRLGQELVERFDGEVPSTMAELVTLPGVGRKTANVILGNAFGVPGITVDTHFGRLVRRWGWTTEEDPVKVEHAVGELIERSEWTDLSHRVIFHGRRVCHARKPACGVCVLASDCPSFGMGPTDPLTAAPLVKGPETEHLLAMAGL; this comes from the coding sequence GTGACCGTGAGCGGGACGTCGGCAAAGAAGTCAGGCGCGCCGAAGCGCGCCCGAAATCGGGACGGTGAAACGCGCATCGGTCTCGTTCGGCGCGCGCGCCGGATGAATCGCACGCTGGCGCAGGCCTTTCCCCACGTGTACTGCGAGCTTGACTTCACCAGCCCGCTCGAGCTGACAGTCGCGACGATCCTATCGGCGCAGAGCACCGACAAGCGGGTCAACCTGACCACCCCGGCGCTGTTCAAGAAGTACCGCACCGCACTGAACTACGCGCAGGCCGACCGGGCCGAGCTGGAGGAGATGATCCGGCCCACCGGGTTCTACCGCAACAAGGCCAACTCGCTCATCCGGCTCGGGCAGGAACTCGTCGAACGGTTCGACGGCGAGGTCCCTTCGACCATGGCGGAACTGGTCACGCTGCCCGGTGTCGGGCGCAAGACCGCCAACGTCATCCTCGGCAATGCGTTCGGCGTTCCCGGTATCACCGTCGACACCCACTTCGGTCGGCTCGTCCGCCGGTGGGGGTGGACCACCGAAGAAGATCCCGTGAAGGTCGAGCACGCGGTCGGCGAGCTCATCGAGCGCAGTGAGTGGACCGACCTCAGCCACCGGGTGATCTTTCACGGCCGTCGCGTCTGCCATGCGCGCAAGCCGGCATGCGGCGTCTGCGTGCTGGCCAGCGACTGCCCCTCGTTCGGTATGGGACCGACCGACCCCCTGACCGCTGCGCCGCTGGTCAAGGGGCCCGAAACCGAGCATCTGCTGGCCATGGCCGGGCTGTAA
- a CDS encoding phage holin family protein: MSDRRSSAPTTVTSIPLVDPHAPKADPSIGDLVRDATTQVSTLVRAEVELAKAEITRDVKKGLTGSVFFVLALVVLFYSTFFFFFFLGELLDLWLVKWAAYLIVFGLMVVVTAVLAFLGYLKVRRIRGPQQTIESVKEIPEALTPGHDKAKEIASGDGKPASTADPSGW, translated from the coding sequence GTGAGCGATCGCAGGAGTAGCGCGCCGACCACCGTCACGTCGATACCGCTGGTCGACCCGCACGCCCCGAAGGCCGACCCGTCCATCGGTGATCTCGTCAGGGACGCGACGACGCAGGTGTCCACGCTGGTGCGTGCCGAGGTGGAGTTGGCCAAAGCCGAGATCACCCGCGACGTCAAGAAGGGCCTCACCGGTAGCGTCTTCTTCGTCCTCGCGCTGGTCGTGCTGTTCTACTCGACGTTCTTTTTCTTCTTCTTCCTCGGGGAGCTGCTCGACCTGTGGCTGGTGAAGTGGGCGGCATACCTCATCGTGTTCGGTCTGATGGTGGTGGTCACCGCAGTGCTCGCCTTCCTCGGTTACCTCAAGGTGCGGCGCATCCGGGGACCGCAGCAGACGATCGAATCGGTCAAGGAGATCCCCGAGGCGCTGACGCCGGGCCATGACAAGGCCAAGGAGATCGCGTCGGGCGACGGAAAGCCGGCGTCGACGGCCGATCCGTCAGGCTGGTAA
- a CDS encoding alpha/beta fold hydrolase, with the protein MPPPAPSVVRIDGPWRHLEVHANGIRFHVVEAESPAPVPASTERPLVILLHGFGSFWWSWRHQLRGLTGARVVAVDLRGYGASDKPPRGYDGWTLAGDTAGLVRALGHKSATLVGHAEGGLVCWATAVLHPRAVRAIALVSSPHPVALRASALRRRDQGRALLPWMLRYQIPMWPERRLTRNNAEELELLVRSRASRKWVATEDFSETVGHMRRAIQIPGAAHSALEYQRWAVRSQLRGEGRRFMGSMKRPINVPVLHLRGDADPYVLTDPVYRTQRYVPHGRYVSLDGAGHFGHEEEPDAVTAQLSRFLGQVYG; encoded by the coding sequence GTGCCCCCACCCGCTCCATCGGTCGTCCGCATCGACGGGCCGTGGCGCCATCTCGAGGTGCACGCCAACGGAATTCGCTTCCATGTCGTCGAAGCGGAGTCGCCCGCCCCCGTGCCTGCGAGCACCGAGCGGCCGCTGGTGATTCTGCTGCATGGATTCGGCTCGTTCTGGTGGTCCTGGCGCCATCAACTGCGCGGCCTCACCGGTGCCCGCGTGGTCGCCGTTGACCTGCGCGGTTACGGTGCCAGCGACAAACCCCCGCGCGGCTACGACGGCTGGACGCTGGCCGGCGACACCGCCGGTTTGGTACGCGCACTGGGCCACAAGTCCGCGACGCTGGTCGGGCACGCCGAGGGTGGCTTGGTGTGTTGGGCCACCGCCGTGCTGCATCCCCGCGCGGTCCGGGCCATCGCGTTGGTCAGCTCGCCGCATCCGGTTGCGCTGCGGGCCTCGGCGCTGCGCCGCCGCGACCAGGGGCGCGCGCTGTTGCCGTGGATGCTGCGCTACCAGATACCGATGTGGCCCGAGCGCAGGCTCACTCGAAACAACGCCGAGGAACTGGAACTCCTCGTTCGCAGCCGCGCGAGTCGCAAATGGGTTGCTACCGAAGACTTCTCCGAGACCGTCGGCCACATGCGCCGTGCGATTCAGATCCCGGGCGCCGCGCACTCTGCCCTGGAATACCAGCGCTGGGCGGTGCGCAGCCAGTTACGTGGCGAAGGCCGTCGCTTCATGGGGTCGATGAAGCGTCCCATCAACGTGCCGGTGCTACACCTGCGCGGTGACGCCGACCCGTACGTGTTGACCGATCCCGTGTACCGCACGCAGCGTTACGTGCCGCACGGCCGGTACGTATCCCTGGACGGCGCAGGGCATTTCGGACACGAGGAGGAACCGGACGCGGTCACCGCGCAGCTGTCGCGCTTCCTTGGCCAGGTATACGGCTAA
- a CDS encoding IS481 family transposase encodes MAQKVTAMDIRMASALAGQVDNVAQFCRDSAISRQTYYKFRKRFRDGGIEGLQDRSRRPLTSPGQTPVEVEDLIVLRRKQLIEDGRDHGAQSIVWSLQREGIAVPSVSTVWQILTRRGAIVPQPQKRPKSATKRFCFDRPNECWQSDWTGWTLADGSAVGIAGSLDDHSRYVVGLRAGAGDADAELVWEVMLAGIDECGIPSMSLSDNGIVYTGRFHAHESAFEVNLRALGVRTINSTPFHPQTCGKIERFWQTLKKWLSARDPAATVEELNALLEQFRTYYNHQRPHRALRGATPAEAFSATVMARPAERPLPAPVFVSRRTVGEKSGQVFVAPYKVNVGLRWAGHDCDVIRDGEHITIFSGNRLVRTLTADPTRNYQSIDKTTRTYRTREPKPAS; translated from the coding sequence ATGGCTCAGAAGGTGACGGCGATGGACATTCGGATGGCTTCGGCGTTGGCCGGCCAGGTCGACAACGTGGCGCAGTTCTGCCGGGACAGCGCGATCAGTCGACAGACGTATTACAAGTTCCGCAAGCGTTTCCGTGACGGTGGGATCGAGGGTCTGCAGGATCGGTCGCGGCGTCCGCTGACTTCGCCGGGGCAGACCCCGGTCGAGGTGGAAGACCTGATCGTGTTGCGGCGTAAGCAGTTGATCGAGGATGGCCGCGATCACGGTGCACAGTCGATCGTGTGGTCGTTGCAGCGCGAGGGTATCGCGGTGCCGTCAGTGTCGACGGTGTGGCAGATCTTGACCCGTCGCGGGGCGATCGTCCCGCAGCCACAGAAGCGGCCGAAGTCGGCGACCAAACGGTTTTGCTTCGATCGGCCCAACGAGTGTTGGCAGTCCGATTGGACCGGATGGACGCTGGCCGACGGCAGCGCGGTGGGCATCGCGGGCAGTCTCGACGACCACTCCCGGTATGTGGTGGGTTTGCGCGCGGGTGCCGGTGACGCGGACGCCGAGCTTGTCTGGGAGGTGATGCTGGCAGGCATCGACGAGTGCGGGATACCATCGATGTCGTTGTCGGACAACGGAATCGTCTACACTGGCCGCTTCCACGCGCATGAATCAGCTTTCGAGGTCAATCTGCGCGCTCTCGGGGTGCGGACCATCAACTCGACGCCGTTTCACCCGCAGACCTGCGGCAAGATCGAGCGGTTCTGGCAGACGCTGAAGAAGTGGCTGTCTGCCCGCGATCCGGCGGCTACTGTCGAGGAACTCAACGCCCTGCTCGAGCAGTTCCGCACCTATTACAACCACCAACGGCCGCACCGCGCGCTACGTGGCGCCACCCCGGCCGAGGCATTCAGCGCCACCGTCATGGCCCGCCCCGCCGAGCGTCCACTGCCCGCACCGGTGTTCGTCAGCCGCCGCACCGTCGGAGAGAAGTCGGGACAGGTGTTCGTCGCGCCCTACAAGGTCAACGTCGGGCTGCGCTGGGCCGGCCACGACTGCGATGTCATCCGCGACGGCGAGCACATCACCATCTTCAGCGGCAACCGACTCGTGCGCACTCTCACTGCCGATCCCACACGCAACTACCAGTCCATCGACAAGACCACCCGCACCTATCGCACCCGCGAGCCCAAACCGGCATCATGA
- a CDS encoding DUF4177 domain-containing protein, producing MSEAIKWEYATVPLLTHATKQILDQWGEDGWELVSVLPGPTGEQHVAYLKRPK from the coding sequence GTGAGCGAAGCGATCAAATGGGAGTACGCCACTGTCCCGCTGTTGACACATGCCACCAAGCAGATTCTCGACCAGTGGGGCGAGGACGGCTGGGAGTTGGTGTCGGTGTTGCCCGGCCCCACGGGTGAACAGCACGTGGCATACCTCAAACGTCCGAAATGA
- a CDS encoding TlpA family protein disulfide reductase, translated as MRTSTRWTVVVLVVMVALGWALWAQLDDDTSSTGPSSLNSARDRRDADTAEALSGPRAVADLRPCPSPGAGPGPEALRGIALECAGDGATVDVAKTLAGRVVVLNLWAYWCAPCAEELPAMAEYQRRMGSAVTVLTVHQDESETAALLRLAELGVRLPTLQDGRRLIAAALRVPNVMPATVVLRADGSVADVLPRSFTSADEIAAAVGPEVGPRTGEPG; from the coding sequence ATGCGTACCTCGACCCGTTGGACAGTCGTGGTGCTCGTTGTCATGGTCGCGCTCGGGTGGGCGCTGTGGGCGCAACTCGACGATGACACCTCCTCCACCGGGCCGTCGTCTCTGAACAGCGCACGGGACCGCCGCGATGCCGACACCGCAGAGGCCCTCTCGGGCCCGCGGGCCGTTGCGGATCTGCGACCCTGCCCCTCACCGGGGGCAGGGCCCGGTCCCGAAGCCCTGCGCGGGATCGCCCTGGAGTGTGCGGGGGACGGCGCAACCGTGGATGTCGCCAAGACGCTCGCCGGCCGCGTTGTCGTGCTCAATCTGTGGGCGTACTGGTGTGCGCCGTGCGCCGAGGAACTCCCCGCGATGGCCGAGTACCAGCGACGCATGGGTTCTGCGGTGACGGTGCTGACCGTGCATCAGGACGAAAGCGAGACCGCCGCGCTGCTGCGGCTGGCCGAACTCGGCGTGCGCCTGCCCACCCTGCAGGACGGCAGACGCCTGATCGCCGCCGCGCTGCGGGTGCCCAACGTCATGCCCGCAACCGTGGTGCTGCGCGCGGACGGTAGCGTTGCCGACGTCCTGCCGCGCTCGTTCACCAGTGCCGACGAGATCGCCGCGGCGGTAGGACCGGAAGTCGGCCCAAGGACGGGAGAGCCGGGGTGA